The Verrucomicrobiota bacterium genome has a segment encoding these proteins:
- the acnA gene encoding aconitate hydratase AcnA, translating into MANPLDFSRKTFDLSNGKKGNFYSLAELESKGFGKISRLPVSIRIVLESVLRNCDGLKISEQDVKNLAAWKPIESRVNEIPFVVARIVLQDFTGVPLLVDLAAMRSAISRMGKNAKVVEPLVPVDLVVDHSVQVDFAGDKDSYEKNLDLEFKRNRERYEFLKWGMQAFETFKVVPPGIGIVHQVNLEYLAKGILEKDGVFYPDTLVGTDSHTTMINGLGIVGWGVGGIEAEAGMLGQPVYFLTPDVVGVHLTGKLREGVTATDLALTVTQLLRKTKVVGKFVEFFGPGAKALPVVDRATIANMAPEYGATMGFFPVDEECVNYLRATGREEMHLTDYTNYYKAQGLFGIPEKGEVDYSQVIEIDLDTVVPSVAGPKRPQDRIELPRLKEEFVSAFSKPVADGGFGHKAENFKSVSAEVNGYGHGKGKIGHGSVLIAAITSCTNTSNPSVMLAAGLVAKKAVEAGLKPHPAVKSSLGPGSRVVTDYLTQTGLQPYFDQLGFNLVGYGCTTCIGNSGPLDPSIEKVVVDNDLVAASVLSGNRNFEARVHQNIKSNFLMSPPLVVAFALAGRVDIDMSKDPIGKGNNGQDVYLKDIWPTIKEVADLMHSAMKPEVFRKLYSDFVSQNPKWNEIPSSVGDVFEWDEKSTYIQEPPFFIGFQTQPGQIAPIEGAHALGIFGDSVTTDHISPAGAIKQNSPAGKHLIEKGVTFEDFNSYGSRRGNDRIMTRGTFANVRIKNLMVPGIEGGVTKLYGEGEQVFIHDAAEHYQSKTTPLIIFAGHEYGTGSSRDWAAKGTALLGVKAVVAESFERIHRSNLVGMGVLPLQFHDGVSAQTLGLDGTEKFDIVGLTNDVKPQSELILRIIRKDGKSEDVTVKCRIDTPIEVEYYRHGGILPYVLRQLVAKA; encoded by the coding sequence ATGGCTAACCCACTTGATTTCTCTCGGAAAACCTTTGACCTCAGCAACGGCAAAAAGGGGAACTTTTATTCGCTGGCAGAACTCGAATCCAAAGGATTCGGTAAAATCTCCCGTTTGCCTGTATCCATCCGGATCGTCTTGGAGTCCGTGCTCCGGAATTGTGACGGGCTAAAAATCTCCGAGCAGGATGTCAAAAATCTCGCCGCATGGAAACCTATCGAATCCCGCGTGAATGAAATTCCTTTTGTCGTGGCAAGGATCGTCCTCCAGGATTTTACCGGGGTGCCACTCTTGGTCGATCTAGCAGCGATGCGTTCGGCCATTTCTCGCATGGGAAAGAATGCAAAGGTGGTCGAGCCCCTCGTTCCTGTCGATCTGGTCGTGGACCACTCGGTGCAGGTGGATTTCGCCGGGGACAAGGATTCATACGAAAAGAATCTCGACCTGGAATTTAAACGTAACCGCGAACGTTATGAATTCCTCAAGTGGGGCATGCAAGCTTTTGAAACCTTTAAGGTCGTGCCCCCCGGTATCGGGATCGTGCATCAGGTAAATCTCGAATACCTCGCCAAAGGCATCCTCGAAAAAGACGGGGTCTTTTATCCGGACACCCTCGTCGGGACCGATTCACACACGACCATGATTAATGGTCTGGGCATTGTCGGCTGGGGCGTGGGCGGGATCGAGGCTGAGGCGGGAATGCTCGGGCAACCGGTTTATTTCCTGACCCCTGACGTGGTCGGTGTCCATCTCACGGGCAAATTGCGCGAGGGTGTCACAGCTACTGATCTAGCCCTGACCGTCACCCAGCTTTTACGGAAGACAAAAGTCGTCGGCAAATTTGTGGAGTTTTTCGGGCCCGGTGCGAAGGCCTTACCCGTCGTGGATCGTGCGACGATTGCGAATATGGCTCCTGAATACGGGGCGACCATGGGATTCTTCCCCGTTGATGAGGAATGTGTGAATTACCTCCGCGCCACCGGACGCGAGGAAATGCACCTGACCGATTATACAAATTATTATAAGGCCCAAGGACTCTTTGGTATCCCAGAAAAGGGCGAGGTGGATTACAGTCAGGTCATCGAAATCGATCTCGATACAGTCGTGCCTTCTGTCGCCGGACCAAAACGTCCCCAAGACCGTATCGAGCTGCCCAGACTCAAAGAAGAGTTTGTCAGTGCATTCTCAAAGCCCGTGGCTGATGGAGGATTCGGACACAAAGCGGAAAATTTCAAATCAGTATCCGCTGAAGTGAATGGTTATGGCCACGGTAAAGGCAAAATCGGGCACGGCAGTGTCTTGATCGCCGCGATCACGAGCTGTACAAATACCTCAAATCCCAGTGTCATGCTCGCCGCCGGTCTCGTCGCGAAAAAAGCTGTCGAGGCCGGGTTAAAACCCCATCCCGCAGTCAAATCCTCCCTCGGACCGGGGTCACGTGTAGTCACCGATTACCTGACCCAGACCGGGCTCCAGCCCTACTTTGACCAGCTTGGGTTTAACCTCGTCGGTTACGGCTGCACGACCTGCATCGGGAATTCCGGCCCCCTCGACCCATCGATCGAAAAGGTGGTCGTGGATAATGACCTCGTCGCGGCCTCGGTCCTCAGTGGTAACCGTAATTTTGAGGCCCGTGTCCACCAGAATATCAAATCAAACTTCCTCATGAGTCCTCCTTTGGTGGTGGCATTTGCCCTCGCCGGACGTGTGGATATCGACATGTCCAAAGACCCCATCGGGAAAGGTAATAATGGACAGGACGTTTATTTGAAAGATATCTGGCCCACGATCAAGGAGGTCGCCGACCTCATGCATTCAGCCATGAAACCGGAAGTCTTCCGTAAACTTTACAGCGATTTCGTCAGCCAGAATCCGAAATGGAACGAAATCCCGTCCTCGGTAGGAGACGTCTTTGAGTGGGACGAGAAGAGTACCTACATTCAGGAACCTCCCTTTTTCATCGGGTTCCAGACCCAGCCCGGGCAAATTGCGCCGATCGAAGGGGCCCACGCCCTCGGCATTTTCGGGGATAGTGTCACGACCGACCACATTTCACCCGCTGGTGCGATCAAGCAGAATTCCCCAGCTGGTAAACACTTGATCGAAAAGGGGGTCACCTTCGAAGACTTTAATAGCTACGGTTCACGCCGGGGTAATGACCGGATCATGACCCGTGGCACCTTTGCTAATGTCCGTATCAAAAACCTCATGGTTCCCGGTATCGAAGGTGGCGTGACGAAGCTCTACGGTGAAGGGGAACAAGTCTTTATCCATGATGCGGCGGAACATTATCAATCGAAAACAACCCCACTCATTATTTTTGCCGGGCACGAGTACGGAACCGGCTCCTCCCGCGACTGGGCGGCCAAAGGCACAGCCCTCCTCGGGGTTAAAGCCGTCGTCGCAGAGAGCTTTGAACGTATCCACCGCTCGAATCTCGTCGGGATGGGGGTTCTCCCCTTGCAATTCCATGACGGGGTCTCTGCACAGACTCTCGGGCTCGATGGTACGGAGAAATTCGACATCGTCGGCCTGACCAATGATGTCAAACCACAAAGTGAACTCATTCTCCGGATCATCCGCAAGGACGGGAAGAGCGAGGATGTCACGGTCAAATGCCGGATCGACACCCCCATCGAGGTCGAGTATTACCGCCACGGCGGTATCCTCCCCTACGTCCTGCGCCAGCTCGTCGCCAAGGCGTGA
- a CDS encoding PfkB family carbohydrate kinase, protein MSQKDILYSLAATLGQNAEKIKNFHVVSGFDGFVDEMINVVHERKGHADWTHVKDIDTFGSMIKAAAGRSSLREIVIHRNDPGGCSVNLGDGLISLGVPLHNFATLGNPRHPAFDDFAARCKMCVSWGKSYGRTLAFEFQDGKVMLSAVTQLAELDGALIDQVLADGVFEAECKKAGLIAMTNWTLYPHMTAVWRKLQQEVYRKLTQRPWIFLDLVDPSSRAKEDIAEMLVALKDFEKYGRTILGVNGNEGNIVAGLLGLPSAENNPEAVAAQAAQIRESLGISEVVTHCVKFAAMADNTGQYSADGPYCANPKKSTGAGDRFNAGYCCAQLLGLDPVSRLTMGNATSGFFVRQARSASCAELVGFVRAWADGKTD, encoded by the coding sequence ATGAGCCAGAAAGATATCCTCTACTCCCTCGCCGCCACTCTTGGACAAAATGCGGAAAAAATCAAAAACTTCCATGTGGTCAGCGGTTTTGACGGGTTCGTCGATGAAATGATCAATGTGGTGCATGAACGCAAAGGTCATGCCGACTGGACCCATGTTAAGGACATCGATACGTTTGGCTCCATGATCAAAGCCGCTGCGGGGCGTTCGAGTCTGCGTGAGATCGTGATCCACCGTAATGACCCGGGCGGATGTTCGGTTAATCTCGGGGACGGGCTGATCAGCTTAGGAGTACCTCTGCATAACTTTGCGACACTGGGGAATCCCCGGCATCCGGCTTTTGATGACTTTGCCGCCCGCTGCAAAATGTGTGTGTCATGGGGGAAATCTTATGGGCGCACTCTGGCCTTTGAATTCCAAGACGGCAAAGTCATGCTCAGTGCCGTCACCCAGCTCGCCGAGCTCGACGGGGCATTGATCGATCAGGTGCTTGCAGACGGTGTTTTCGAGGCGGAATGTAAAAAAGCGGGTTTGATCGCGATGACGAACTGGACACTTTATCCTCACATGACGGCTGTCTGGCGTAAATTGCAGCAGGAGGTTTATCGTAAGTTAACCCAACGCCCGTGGATATTCCTCGACTTAGTCGATCCCAGTAGCCGCGCCAAAGAGGATATCGCCGAGATGTTAGTGGCCCTGAAGGATTTTGAGAAATATGGACGCACGATCCTCGGAGTGAATGGGAATGAAGGAAATATTGTCGCCGGCTTGCTTGGCCTGCCCAGCGCCGAAAATAACCCCGAGGCTGTCGCCGCCCAAGCCGCGCAGATCCGGGAGAGTCTCGGTATATCTGAGGTGGTCACCCATTGTGTGAAATTTGCGGCGATGGCGGATAATACAGGCCAGTATTCTGCTGACGGTCCGTATTGTGCGAATCCAAAGAAAAGTACGGGGGCAGGGGATCGCTTTAATGCCGGTTACTGCTGCGCCCAGCTCCTCGGGCTCGATCCTGTATCCCGTCTGACCATGGGGAATGCCACCTCCGGATTTTTTGTGCGCCAAGCCCGCAGTGCAAGTTGCGCGGAATTAGTCGGATTTGTCCGTGCCTGGGCTGATGGAAAGACCGATTAA
- a CDS encoding DUF2283 domain-containing protein, translated as MKIKSFSDTDTALVEFSDFQISETKEVNDNIYIDLDAEGNLVSMTIEHAKSQAKIKELSFIEIDNSQEIAVKKPTTR; from the coding sequence ATGAAAATAAAATCCTTTTCAGACACGGATACAGCACTTGTTGAGTTTAGCGATTTTCAGATTTCAGAAACTAAAGAAGTAAATGACAATATTTATATAGATTTAGATGCTGAAGGAAATTTAGTCAGTATGACAATTGAGCATGCGAAGTCACAAGCAAAGATCAAGGAGTTATCTTTTATAGAAATTGATAATTCTCAAGAAATAGCGGTCAAAAAGCCAACAACGCGATAG
- the rlmN gene encoding 23S rRNA (adenine(2503)-C(2))-methyltransferase RlmN: protein MTDLKSLLDTELKGWVGEQFEPQYRAGQILDWIYKKRVKSIDAMSNLPVEMRKKISEHFVLGNLELVRKQGSADTTQKFLWKLADGQMIESVLIPANPALYGETSDRHTLCVSSQVGCAYGCKFCASGLDGWKRNLLPDEIVGQVMAAEEHGGHKVNNIVFMGMGEPLSNYNNLLKAIRILNAEWGVGIGARKMTLSTSGLVPEIKRLAQEPQQIRLAISLHGATDETRDKIMPVNKKYPLEELLGACREYLKFRSQMITFEYILIAGVNDSPADADALGKICRNLKVKVNLIPYNKVDGLEWTRPTEARQIAFAEKVRSYDVTATLRLEKGHDIDAACGQLRLQEMKSA from the coding sequence ATGACGGATTTAAAATCACTTTTGGACACGGAATTAAAGGGTTGGGTAGGGGAACAATTTGAACCTCAATACCGGGCCGGGCAGATTCTGGATTGGATTTATAAGAAACGGGTAAAAAGCATTGATGCCATGAGCAATTTGCCTGTCGAGATGAGGAAAAAGATTTCCGAGCACTTTGTGCTGGGTAATCTGGAGCTCGTCCGCAAGCAGGGTTCGGCAGACACCACCCAGAAATTCCTCTGGAAACTCGCCGATGGCCAGATGATCGAGAGTGTATTGATCCCGGCAAATCCCGCCCTGTACGGCGAGACATCCGACCGCCACACGCTTTGTGTGTCCTCGCAAGTCGGGTGTGCTTATGGGTGTAAATTCTGTGCCAGTGGGCTCGACGGGTGGAAACGCAATTTGCTCCCCGACGAAATCGTCGGGCAGGTCATGGCCGCTGAAGAGCATGGCGGGCATAAAGTCAATAATATCGTTTTTATGGGAATGGGTGAGCCGCTGTCAAATTACAACAATTTGCTCAAGGCGATCCGGATTCTGAATGCCGAATGGGGTGTGGGGATAGGCGCCCGCAAGATGACCCTTTCCACCAGCGGACTGGTTCCTGAAATCAAACGCTTGGCGCAGGAACCCCAGCAGATCCGTCTGGCCATCTCTCTCCACGGGGCCACAGATGAGACTCGGGATAAAATCATGCCGGTGAATAAAAAATACCCGTTGGAAGAGCTTTTGGGTGCTTGCCGTGAATACCTGAAATTCCGCAGTCAGATGATTACCTTTGAATATATCCTGATAGCCGGGGTCAATGACTCCCCAGCGGACGCCGATGCCCTCGGAAAAATCTGTCGTAACCTCAAGGTCAAGGTGAACCTGATTCCCTACAATAAAGTCGACGGGCTGGAATGGACCCGGCCCACCGAGGCGCGACAAATTGCCTTTGCCGAAAAGGTCCGTTCCTACGATGTCACCGCGACGCTCCGCCTTGAAAAAGGCCACGACATCGACGCCGCCTGCGGCCAGCTCCGCCTCCAGGAAATGAAATCGGCGTAG
- a CDS encoding glutamine amidotransferase: MKPILMIKAGTTFPRIRANCGDVEKWYLDALGPLAGHARVCAAYEGDPLPPAESISAVIISGAHCMVTDKEPWSEQMASWLPGVIARGVPVLGVCYGHQLLTHALGGQVGYHPRGTEEGTFSVEFTPEASGDPLFGQFPRQIKVHASHSQTALRLPDGAKVLGANGFEPHHIVQFAPRVWGVQFHPEFTEDIMRLYIEEDAAALKEEGVNVDAALASVVPTPESNRIIERFARMII; the protein is encoded by the coding sequence ATGAAACCGATTTTAATGATTAAGGCCGGGACGACTTTCCCACGGATTCGAGCAAATTGCGGGGACGTGGAGAAATGGTATCTGGATGCTTTAGGTCCATTGGCCGGGCACGCCCGGGTTTGTGCCGCCTATGAAGGGGATCCTCTCCCGCCAGCGGAGAGTATCAGTGCGGTGATTATCAGCGGGGCCCATTGTATGGTCACGGACAAAGAGCCGTGGAGTGAGCAAATGGCGTCGTGGCTGCCGGGAGTCATCGCCCGGGGCGTGCCCGTGCTCGGGGTGTGTTACGGGCATCAGTTACTGACCCATGCCCTCGGGGGACAGGTCGGGTATCATCCCCGTGGGACGGAAGAGGGTACTTTCTCAGTGGAGTTCACCCCTGAAGCTTCTGGAGACCCGCTTTTTGGCCAGTTTCCGCGCCAGATAAAAGTCCATGCGAGCCATTCACAAACCGCCCTCCGTTTACCGGACGGGGCAAAAGTGCTCGGGGCAAATGGATTTGAACCCCATCATATCGTGCAATTTGCCCCGCGTGTCTGGGGGGTACAGTTCCACCCAGAATTTACCGAAGACATCATGCGCCTTTATATCGAGGAGGATGCGGCGGCCCTGAAAGAAGAGGGGGTGAATGTCGATGCCGCCCTTGCCTCAGTGGTCCCGACACCAGAGAGTAACCGGATCATCGAGCGATTTGCGCGGATGATCATTTAA